A stretch of Bradyrhizobium sp. AZCC 2262 DNA encodes these proteins:
- a CDS encoding cupin domain-containing protein gives MTTPKIAEVRLTPNQDRGEWQQVTPGERFKIRVSSAQTMGAYSVLEIVADPGNGVPLHIHSKEEEHFIVVEGMLDIANGDRRWDAPAGTSVTVRRGVPHAWCNSSDTPLRMLVIFSPGQIEGLFRTAAGVDDVDKITAIAARYGTKLVGPPLHGTAHSIHSPQPKGWPTLMRRGDGDAALPAAFTRQVSR, from the coding sequence ATGACGACACCGAAAATCGCTGAAGTTCGCCTCACCCCCAATCAGGACCGTGGTGAGTGGCAGCAAGTCACGCCGGGCGAACGGTTCAAGATCCGCGTCTCTTCCGCGCAGACCATGGGGGCTTATTCGGTGCTTGAGATCGTTGCGGATCCCGGCAACGGCGTGCCGTTGCACATTCACAGCAAGGAGGAGGAGCATTTCATCGTGGTCGAAGGCATGCTTGACATCGCCAACGGCGACCGGAGATGGGACGCACCCGCCGGCACAAGCGTTACTGTCAGGAGGGGAGTGCCGCATGCTTGGTGCAATTCATCGGATACGCCGCTCCGCATGTTGGTGATTTTTTCACCAGGACAGATCGAAGGACTATTCAGAACGGCGGCGGGTGTCGACGACGTCGACAAGATCACGGCCATCGCGGCCCGCTACGGCACGAAGCTCGTTGGGCCGCCTCTGCATGGGACAGCGCATTCCATCCACTCGCCGCAGCCGAAAGGCTGGCCGACCCTCATGCGGCGCGGGGATGGCGACGCGGCGTTGCCGGCTGCCTTTACGAGACAGGTCTCGCGCTAA
- a CDS encoding DUF1127 domain-containing protein — MEMHSQRSFHEARGISAPARRRSQPGRIARRAINRFLAILKTVKTAIEAEWAARHAIEELAGMNDHMLRDLGITRGEIESTVRRSRATIGTEHEPSPLNDGSQGSLALPTVSSPDLTSEGRSEQQLQRLPSW; from the coding sequence ATGGAAATGCATTCGCAACGATCGTTCCATGAGGCCCGTGGCATCAGCGCTCCGGCGCGGCGCCGGTCGCAACCGGGCCGGATCGCACGACGTGCCATCAATCGATTCCTCGCGATCCTCAAAACAGTGAAGACGGCGATCGAAGCCGAATGGGCAGCTCGTCACGCCATCGAAGAACTCGCCGGCATGAACGATCACATGCTTCGCGACCTCGGGATTACCCGAGGCGAGATTGAGAGCACGGTGCGCCGGTCGCGAGCGACTATCGGAACGGAGCACGAACCGTCTCCCTTGAATGATGGCAGTCAGGGTAGTCTGGCTCTGCCGACGGTCAGCTCTCCCGACCTTACGTCAGAAGGACGGTCTGAGCAGCAGTTGCAGAGACTGCCATCATGGTGA
- a CDS encoding response regulator, whose translation MLADVGHIVVVDDDPSLRQMVIRYLEDHNIPTKPASNRTELNRHLTGAIPSLIILDLRLGQEDGLDMLREIRSHSDVPVIITTGHRPDEIDRIVGLELGADDYIVKPFSLRELLARVRAVLRRQEMGRVARAHEPERGGYRFDGWQLERRNRRLLDPNGTPVALSKGEYALLLAFLEAPQRPLSRENLLQATRIHEDIFDRSIDVQVLRLRRKLEVNPSAPRVIQTERGVGYIFTLAVEPF comes from the coding sequence ATGCTCGCGGATGTTGGCCATATCGTTGTCGTTGATGATGACCCCTCGTTGCGGCAAATGGTGATCAGATATCTGGAGGATCACAATATACCGACCAAGCCGGCCTCCAACCGGACAGAACTTAATCGCCATCTGACCGGGGCCATTCCCAGCCTGATTATTCTGGATCTCCGGCTCGGCCAGGAGGATGGGCTGGATATGTTGCGGGAAATTCGCTCTCATTCGGATGTTCCTGTCATCATTACGACCGGCCATCGCCCCGACGAGATCGATCGCATCGTCGGCCTCGAACTCGGCGCGGACGACTATATCGTCAAGCCGTTCAGCCTCAGAGAACTGCTCGCCCGGGTCCGTGCCGTTTTGAGGCGGCAGGAGATGGGGCGGGTCGCCCGCGCCCACGAGCCGGAACGAGGTGGATACAGATTCGACGGCTGGCAGCTTGAGCGGCGCAACCGCAGACTGCTCGACCCCAATGGGACGCCGGTAGCGCTGAGCAAAGGCGAGTATGCGTTGCTACTGGCCTTTCTCGAAGCGCCGCAACGGCCGCTGTCGCGGGAGAATTTGTTGCAGGCTACGCGGATACACGAGGATATTTTTGACCGAAGCATCGATGTTCAAGTGCTGCGGCTGCGGCGCAAGCTCGAGGTCAATCCGAGTGCGCCGCGGGTGATCCAGACCGAGCGCGGCGTCGGCTACATTTTCACGCTCGCGGTCGAACCGTTCTGA
- a CDS encoding NAD-dependent succinate-semialdehyde dehydrogenase, with product MAYSDTQLFINGKWRPSQSGRTIAVLNPATEETIGTVAHADRADLDEALEAAAKGFKVWRAVAPFERCRIMRKAAQIMRERNDGIAPLLTMEQGKTLAEAKMEAMAAADVIEWFAEEAKRAYGRVIPARGPGIYQIAVKEPVGPVAAFTPWNFPINQVVRKLSAGLAAGCSIIVKAPEETPASPAQLIRAFVDAGVPDGVINLVYGVPSEISEYLIPHPVIRKISFTGSTVVGKQLSALAGLHMKRATMELGGHAPAIVFKDADVSSAAKILAAAKYRNAGQVCISPTRMLVQDDVFREFVDKFVEGAKSMKVGSGLDPDSKMGSLANPRRVTAIEGMVQDAVGRGAKLETGGHRVGNKGYFYEPTVVSDVPKDARAMNEEPFGPLALISRFSTFDEVAEEANRLPFGLASYAFTSSTKTATAIGAAIEAGMVSINSFGLALPEVPFGGVKDSGYGSEGGTEAMDGYFNTKFITQTGV from the coding sequence GTGGCATATTCCGATACGCAATTGTTCATCAACGGCAAATGGCGGCCGAGCCAATCGGGCAGGACGATCGCCGTGCTCAATCCGGCGACAGAGGAAACCATCGGCACCGTCGCGCATGCGGACCGCGCCGATCTCGACGAGGCGCTGGAAGCGGCGGCCAAGGGTTTCAAGGTCTGGCGCGCAGTGGCGCCGTTCGAGCGCTGCAGGATCATGCGCAAGGCGGCCCAAATCATGCGCGAGCGCAATGACGGGATCGCGCCGCTGTTGACGATGGAGCAGGGCAAGACGCTGGCCGAGGCCAAGATGGAAGCCATGGCCGCCGCCGACGTCATCGAGTGGTTCGCCGAGGAAGCCAAGCGCGCCTATGGCCGGGTCATCCCGGCGCGCGGCCCCGGCATCTACCAGATCGCGGTCAAGGAGCCGGTCGGCCCGGTTGCGGCCTTCACGCCGTGGAATTTCCCGATCAACCAGGTCGTGCGCAAGCTCTCTGCGGGCCTCGCGGCGGGCTGCTCGATCATCGTCAAGGCGCCTGAGGAAACGCCGGCGTCGCCTGCGCAACTGATCAGGGCGTTCGTCGATGCGGGCGTGCCCGACGGCGTCATCAACCTGGTCTATGGCGTGCCATCGGAGATTTCGGAATATCTCATTCCGCATCCGGTGATCCGGAAGATCTCCTTCACCGGATCGACGGTTGTGGGCAAACAGCTCTCCGCACTGGCGGGCCTGCACATGAAGCGCGCCACGATGGAGCTGGGCGGCCATGCGCCGGCCATCGTGTTCAAGGACGCCGACGTATCCTCGGCGGCGAAGATTCTGGCGGCGGCGAAGTACCGCAATGCCGGCCAGGTCTGCATCTCGCCGACCCGCATGCTGGTGCAGGACGACGTGTTCCGCGAGTTCGTCGACAAGTTCGTCGAGGGAGCCAAGTCGATGAAGGTCGGCAGCGGCCTCGATCCGGATTCGAAGATGGGCTCGCTCGCCAATCCGCGCCGCGTCACCGCCATCGAAGGCATGGTGCAGGATGCGGTGGGCAGAGGAGCAAAACTCGAGACCGGCGGCCACCGCGTCGGCAACAAGGGCTATTTCTACGAGCCAACGGTAGTCAGCGACGTGCCGAAGGATGCACGCGCCATGAACGAGGAGCCGTTCGGCCCGCTGGCGTTGATCTCGCGCTTCTCGACCTTCGACGAGGTGGCCGAGGAAGCCAATCGCTTGCCGTTCGGCCTGGCGTCCTACGCCTTCACCAGTTCGACCAAGACCGCGACCGCGATCGGCGCCGCGATCGAAGCCGGCATGGTCTCGATCAACAGCTTTGGTCTTGCCTTGCCGGAAGTGCCGTTCGGTGGCGTGAAGGATTCCGGCTATGGCTCGGAGGGCGGCACCGAGGCGATGGACGGGTATTTCAACACCAAGTTCATCACCCAGACCGGCGTGTGA
- a CDS encoding helix-turn-helix domain-containing protein — MPQSDDVGTTPLLDFEAWRALLRSNCGRDVEVTTPNAFAGWMRPFNACGLEATSVKISWESTAPGCSDHRVERSYRDVRCDGADHYLLIFQVAGQTAMTQIDQAAQLAVGDVALVDAARPVTYLSRYSSPHWLTLRLPRKSVRSHFGFEPQGGVGRQRTRASRLLFDLIRNADMEAASSSAGFYMQLAVYDLVGALFAPTDPRPISRSGDKLFARICGVVKDGLPDPDFGPAEVASETGISLRYVQKLFTERGTTCNEFIYSHRLDHAAHLLQRRTFTDSGQPLSEIAYACGFRDYAHFARRFQKRFGHSPGAYAGQDNGDSPVRAGAGNSAPLARDVQFRTS; from the coding sequence ATGCCTCAGAGCGACGATGTTGGCACGACACCCCTCCTGGACTTCGAGGCGTGGAGAGCTTTACTCCGATCGAATTGCGGGCGCGACGTCGAGGTCACGACGCCCAACGCCTTTGCCGGTTGGATGCGTCCCTTCAATGCATGCGGGCTTGAGGCAACTTCGGTAAAGATCAGTTGGGAGTCCACGGCCCCCGGTTGCTCTGATCACCGGGTAGAGCGGAGCTACCGGGATGTTCGCTGCGATGGCGCGGATCATTATCTCCTGATCTTCCAAGTCGCTGGGCAGACTGCAATGACCCAGATCGATCAAGCGGCACAACTCGCTGTAGGCGACGTTGCGCTCGTCGATGCGGCGCGGCCGGTGACATATCTCTCCCGGTATAGTAGCCCACACTGGCTGACGCTTCGGCTGCCGCGAAAATCGGTGCGGTCTCACTTCGGGTTCGAGCCGCAAGGTGGTGTTGGCAGACAAAGAACGCGCGCCAGCCGTCTGCTCTTCGACCTCATTCGGAATGCCGATATGGAAGCCGCGTCATCGTCCGCCGGTTTCTACATGCAGTTGGCCGTCTATGACCTCGTCGGCGCGCTGTTTGCTCCGACTGACCCGCGGCCCATCTCACGCTCCGGGGACAAGCTATTCGCGCGCATCTGCGGCGTGGTCAAGGACGGTCTTCCAGATCCGGATTTCGGGCCCGCCGAGGTGGCCAGCGAAACGGGGATTTCGCTGCGATATGTCCAGAAGCTTTTCACCGAGCGCGGCACGACATGCAACGAATTCATCTATTCGCATCGCCTGGACCATGCGGCACATCTTCTCCAACGGCGGACATTCACGGACTCCGGCCAGCCTCTCAGCGAGATCGCCTACGCCTGCGGCTTTCGCGACTATGCGCATTTCGCGCGGAGATTCCAGAAGCGGTTTGGCCATTCGCCGGGTGCATATGCCGGACAGGACAACGGTGACAGTCCTGTGCGCGCTGGTGCAGGAAACAGTGCGCCCTTGGCACGCGACGTCCAATTTCGGACGTCCTAG
- a CDS encoding protein kinase domain-containing protein — MTIGSQRNLGVRVGFVSETGKRSANEDYVGTCLGRSGVTNRDIVAAVADGVGGHKGGREAAELAVRCFIDAYYSLPETLGVRRRASRSLEAANSWIYTQGRTDLQLSGMSCAFSSIILSQRQCHVIHIGDTRAYRLSEGRLERLTTDHIAGRGDLAHLLNRAIGFEDFARFDYATVGLRQHDRLLICSDGVHGVLADHRLQVLLSERTSPEESARALVDAALDAGSSDNMTALVLDVVDLPPADRDELTHSIATLPILDLPETDAVIDDFTLGEILSDGRYSRLFKAIDKRQGRELVLKFPHPRVASEGSYRLAFVREAWVAARVRSLWIGEIIELPAERQTRLYSVMPLYEGETLEQRLNRSPQLSLSEGIGIATKLARAVATLHRAGIIHRDIKPDNVILLKAGGLRLVDLGVARVPLLEDFPAEDIPGTASYMAPELFGGRPGDEFSDLYALGVTVYRTFTAAYPYGEIEPFSRPRFGKPASLSRYRPDLPAWLDAVVGKALNVDPAQRYGDVIEFSHELENGAMWAKPAIASRRSLYERDPLVFWKSLSAGLIVLVILLLAWLVHH, encoded by the coding sequence GTGACGATCGGTTCGCAACGAAATCTCGGGGTTCGCGTCGGCTTCGTCAGCGAGACCGGCAAGCGCTCGGCTAATGAGGATTACGTCGGGACCTGCCTCGGCCGGTCCGGTGTGACCAACCGCGACATTGTCGCCGCGGTCGCCGACGGCGTCGGTGGACACAAGGGCGGACGGGAAGCCGCCGAACTCGCGGTTCGATGCTTCATCGACGCCTATTATTCCCTCCCCGAAACGCTCGGCGTGCGCCGCCGCGCCTCGCGTTCGCTGGAAGCCGCCAATAGCTGGATCTACACGCAAGGCCGCACCGACCTGCAGCTCAGCGGCATGAGCTGCGCCTTTTCCTCGATCATCCTGTCGCAGCGGCAGTGCCACGTCATTCATATCGGCGACACCCGCGCCTATCGCCTGAGCGAGGGCCGCCTGGAGCGGCTGACCACGGACCACATCGCCGGCCGCGGCGATCTCGCCCATCTGCTCAACCGCGCCATCGGGTTCGAGGATTTTGCCCGCTTCGACTACGCGACCGTCGGGCTGCGCCAGCACGACAGGCTCCTGATCTGCAGCGACGGCGTTCATGGCGTGCTGGCCGATCACCGGCTCCAGGTGCTGTTGAGCGAGCGCACCTCCCCGGAAGAATCCGCGCGCGCCCTCGTCGACGCCGCACTGGATGCAGGCTCCAGCGACAACATGACTGCGCTGGTGCTGGACGTCGTCGACCTGCCGCCCGCCGACCGCGACGAACTCACCCACTCGATCGCGACGCTTCCGATTCTTGATTTGCCCGAAACCGACGCCGTCATCGACGATTTCACGCTCGGCGAAATATTGTCGGACGGTCGCTACAGCCGGCTGTTCAAGGCGATCGACAAGCGGCAGGGCCGCGAGCTCGTGCTGAAGTTTCCGCATCCGCGCGTGGCCAGCGAGGGCTCCTATCGCCTCGCCTTTGTCCGCGAGGCGTGGGTCGCGGCCCGCGTGCGAAGCCTGTGGATCGGAGAAATCATCGAACTGCCTGCCGAACGGCAGACCCGCCTCTATTCGGTGATGCCGCTTTACGAAGGCGAGACGCTGGAACAGCGGCTCAACCGTTCTCCGCAGCTTTCGCTGTCCGAAGGTATCGGGATTGCGACCAAGCTAGCGCGCGCCGTTGCGACCCTGCACCGCGCCGGCATCATCCACCGCGACATCAAGCCCGACAACGTGATCCTGCTGAAGGCCGGCGGATTGCGGCTGGTTGACCTCGGCGTTGCGCGCGTGCCGCTGCTCGAGGATTTTCCGGCCGAGGATATTCCGGGCACGGCGAGCTACATGGCGCCGGAGCTGTTCGGCGGGCGGCCCGGCGACGAGTTTTCCGATCTCTATGCGCTCGGCGTCACCGTGTACCGGACGTTCACCGCCGCCTACCCCTATGGCGAGATCGAGCCATTCTCGCGGCCCCGCTTCGGCAAGCCCGCTTCCCTCTCCCGCTATCGCCCCGACCTGCCGGCCTGGCTGGACGCGGTGGTCGGCAAGGCGCTCAACGTCGATCCGGCGCAACGCTACGGCGATGTCATCGAGTTCTCGCACGAGCTCGAGAACGGCGCGATGTGGGCGAAGCCGGCCATCGCGTCACGGCGCTCACTCTATGAGCGCGATCCGCTCGTTTTCTGGAAGAGCCTGTCCGCGGGCCTGATCGTGCTCGTCATCCTGCTTCTGGCATGGTTGGTACATCATTAG
- a CDS encoding DUF1127 domain-containing protein, with protein MAQPDAIGLSVYWLFLEGFALYGASMHGLATSAVTAITSEVGALRPSERSWRKRRKSISLVSSAARAETAVLESEDAVDRIAFGSGILSTRDAAARAADRYRFVHPGWLSMIWRAIASRWAKWRREREINETITAVADYDDRMLRDMGFPHRSQIEQIVRNGRDG; from the coding sequence ATGGCGCAGCCGGACGCGATCGGACTGTCGGTGTATTGGCTTTTCCTCGAAGGATTTGCCCTCTACGGAGCTTCGATGCACGGGCTTGCGACGAGTGCGGTCACGGCGATCACCAGCGAGGTTGGTGCTCTGCGGCCGTCGGAGCGCTCCTGGCGCAAACGACGAAAATCCATTTCGCTCGTTTCGTCCGCTGCGCGTGCGGAGACGGCGGTGCTGGAGAGCGAGGACGCCGTCGATCGAATAGCATTTGGATCGGGCATTCTATCCACGAGGGACGCTGCGGCGCGGGCGGCCGACCGATACCGGTTTGTCCATCCCGGCTGGCTATCCATGATCTGGCGCGCCATCGCAAGCCGGTGGGCAAAGTGGCGTCGCGAGCGCGAGATCAATGAGACTATCACGGCGGTGGCGGATTATGACGACCGGATGCTGCGGGACATGGGATTTCCTCATCGTTCGCAGATCGAGCAGATCGTGAGAAATGGCCGGGATGGCTAA
- a CDS encoding two-component system VirA-like sensor kinase: MKMTPVVVVVSFLLLLLTWLLLSGLNLNSTRFDEQIEALDQFSRFERALNREVLTARAGLSRNYDALARLTDAYDGSVHRLRRAAGSDVEESAAIDILAAGANRQQTLVEQFKSRNALLRNSFLYFGIFSARLAASDRTQVVAAATTLSAAMLHLTLDTSPAAAREVKDRLEQLAALPDPGGDTASIQAAIAHGGLLHDLLPLTDAALKALMAAATTREQDAVRALIMKRQLAARASARHYRVLLYATSLLLLGALVFLGLQLRARAIALQRRAAFEHVIAGISMRFINAQPHNIDDEVAQALADMAECIGCDRAYFVSTGAAPRQHVWCKPGTRFSPGWPNRAPALAARFNPSVDGTIHVPRVDRLPVGESKEICVALGLGGWACATNVNKDGTTVALGFDAIGRPCRMTAAGELSLLRMALDTIVYALERDSMEQERARLEMHLQRARRMETVGTFSSGIAHNFNNILAGILGHTEMVEEHLDAEARPQHNLTAIRRGAERARDLVDQILTFGRRREGRREHVCIKTLVAEAKSLLAPSLPAHVEVKVSESAEAAVVSAEPAQLHQVILNICNNAAQAMDKPGVIQIEIKTCEIREARRITQFEINPGRFVVVSISDSGRGMDEGTLERIFEPFFTTRYHGNGLGLATAREIVREHSGALQVNSTVGAGTRFDIWLPSVSSHQPILVQHASGTSGRGVGETVLVLETDRGRLLRHEEILAALGYEPVGFTGAEEAAEACAVRARFDAALLCHQPGASLALDFATTLRELVPNLPIVLATTSARDLDAQLLATSGVSEVVHHPLTSAELAGALSRCLTSPVRPRLLS, encoded by the coding sequence ATGAAGATGACGCCTGTCGTCGTTGTGGTGTCGTTTCTTCTCCTGCTGCTGACCTGGTTGCTGCTGAGCGGCTTGAACCTGAATTCGACACGCTTCGACGAGCAGATCGAGGCGCTCGATCAGTTTTCCAGGTTCGAGCGTGCCTTGAATCGTGAAGTATTGACGGCGCGCGCCGGCTTGTCGCGAAACTACGATGCGCTGGCACGCCTGACCGACGCGTATGATGGGTCCGTCCATCGATTGCGCAGAGCCGCGGGTTCGGACGTCGAGGAGAGCGCCGCAATCGACATTCTCGCTGCAGGGGCGAATCGGCAGCAAACTCTGGTCGAACAGTTCAAGAGCAGGAACGCGCTGCTAAGGAATTCCTTCCTCTATTTCGGCATATTCAGCGCGCGTCTAGCCGCCTCGGACCGCACGCAGGTGGTTGCGGCCGCCACCACGCTCTCCGCCGCCATGCTGCACCTCACGCTCGATACGTCGCCGGCCGCCGCGCGCGAGGTCAAGGATCGATTGGAGCAGTTGGCGGCCTTGCCAGACCCTGGTGGCGATACCGCCTCGATACAGGCGGCGATCGCGCATGGTGGGCTGCTGCATGACCTGTTGCCGCTAACCGATGCCGCGCTAAAGGCGCTGATGGCCGCGGCGACCACGCGTGAGCAGGATGCGGTGCGCGCGTTGATCATGAAGCGTCAGCTCGCCGCGCGCGCGTCGGCGCGGCACTATCGTGTTCTGCTTTACGCCACGTCACTGCTGCTGCTCGGTGCGCTGGTATTTCTCGGGCTGCAATTGCGGGCACGCGCGATCGCCCTGCAGCGGCGTGCCGCGTTCGAGCATGTGATTGCGGGCATATCGATGCGCTTCATCAACGCGCAGCCGCATAATATTGACGACGAGGTCGCACAGGCTCTCGCCGATATGGCTGAATGCATCGGCTGTGACCGCGCCTATTTTGTATCGACCGGCGCAGCGCCGCGGCAACACGTCTGGTGCAAACCGGGCACGCGCTTTTCGCCCGGCTGGCCGAACCGTGCGCCTGCGCTTGCGGCCCGGTTCAACCCCAGCGTCGATGGAACGATCCATGTTCCGCGCGTCGATCGCCTGCCGGTTGGAGAGAGCAAGGAGATTTGTGTCGCCCTTGGTCTGGGTGGATGGGCATGCGCGACGAATGTCAACAAGGACGGTACCACCGTCGCCCTCGGGTTCGACGCGATCGGTCGACCCTGTCGTATGACCGCCGCCGGCGAACTCAGCCTGCTGCGAATGGCGCTCGATACGATCGTCTATGCGCTGGAGCGCGACTCCATGGAACAGGAACGCGCACGGCTGGAAATGCATCTGCAACGGGCTCGCCGCATGGAAACGGTGGGCACCTTCAGCAGCGGTATTGCCCACAACTTCAACAATATACTGGCCGGCATCCTCGGCCATACCGAGATGGTGGAGGAGCATCTCGACGCCGAAGCCCGGCCGCAGCACAATCTGACCGCGATCCGGCGCGGCGCGGAGCGGGCGCGGGATCTGGTCGATCAAATCCTTACATTCGGACGCCGCCGCGAGGGAAGGCGGGAGCACGTCTGCATCAAGACGCTGGTCGCGGAAGCGAAATCGCTGCTCGCGCCTTCGTTGCCGGCCCATGTCGAAGTCAAGGTGAGCGAATCCGCGGAAGCAGCGGTGGTTTCAGCCGAGCCAGCGCAGCTGCATCAGGTCATCCTGAACATCTGCAACAATGCAGCCCAGGCGATGGACAAACCAGGTGTCATCCAGATCGAGATCAAGACATGCGAGATCAGGGAGGCCAGGAGGATTACCCAGTTCGAAATCAATCCCGGCCGCTTCGTCGTGGTTTCAATATCCGATTCCGGGCGGGGGATGGACGAAGGGACGCTGGAGCGGATCTTCGAGCCGTTCTTTACGACGCGTTATCACGGAAACGGTCTTGGGCTTGCGACCGCGCGCGAGATCGTACGGGAACATAGCGGCGCTTTGCAGGTCAACAGCACCGTCGGGGCAGGGACGCGTTTCGACATCTGGCTTCCGTCTGTCTCGTCGCATCAGCCGATCCTTGTTCAACATGCATCAGGTACGTCCGGTCGCGGCGTTGGCGAAACGGTACTGGTGCTTGAAACCGACCGCGGACGCCTGCTGCGGCATGAGGAAATTCTGGCCGCTCTTGGTTATGAGCCGGTCGGTTTCACGGGGGCGGAGGAAGCCGCGGAAGCCTGTGCCGTGCGCGCGCGCTTCGACGCTGCGCTCCTGTGCCACCAACCCGGCGCGAGCCTGGCGCTCGATTTTGCGACCACGTTGCGTGAGCTCGTCCCCAACCTGCCGATCGTTCTGGCGACGACTTCGGCACGGGATCTCGACGCGCAATTGCTGGCAACTTCCGGCGTTTCGGAAGTTGTCCATCATCCGTTGACGTCCGCAGAATTGGCCGGCGCCTTGTCACGTTGCCTTACCAGCCCGGTAAGGCCGCGACTGCTGTCGTAA
- a CDS encoding cytochrome-c peroxidase — MAGPAHHWRRILMICILIPGGLLLSSAMPQQLVQPQEANSIISDEPITPVPEPRPINALKVRLGERLFGDHRLSRNNLRSCASCHDLNTNGASKESHDKGLDGSSLPLNTLTVFNAALSFRFGWEGKIRAIESDAKASLQNPQIMGADLAEIVEKLDADSGLRREFVAAYGRRPDAENVVDALATFQRTLITPGSRFDRWLAGDAGALSAEEQDGYRLFKSLGCVSCHQGVNIGGNLFQRHGIFHPLASPKPEILRVPSLRNVATTPPYFHDGSAATLDEAVRRMGVAQLNSTLTDRQVSALVAYLGTLTGKYRGVPVGGAP; from the coding sequence ATGGCTGGGCCCGCCCACCATTGGCGCCGGATCCTGATGATCTGCATCTTGATCCCGGGCGGCCTGTTGCTCTCTTCGGCAATGCCGCAGCAGCTTGTGCAGCCGCAGGAAGCGAACAGCATCATCTCCGACGAACCCATCACCCCCGTTCCCGAGCCTCGACCGATCAACGCCTTGAAAGTCAGGCTTGGCGAGCGGCTGTTCGGAGATCATCGCCTGTCTCGCAACAATTTGCGCAGTTGCGCCTCGTGCCACGACCTCAACACGAATGGCGCAAGCAAAGAGAGCCACGACAAGGGTCTCGATGGCTCAAGCCTTCCGCTCAACACGCTGACCGTCTTCAACGCCGCACTCAGCTTTCGCTTTGGTTGGGAGGGAAAGATCCGCGCTATCGAGTCGGATGCCAAAGCCTCCTTGCAAAATCCTCAGATCATGGGCGCCGATCTCGCCGAGATTGTGGAAAAGCTCGACGCCGATTCCGGGCTGCGCCGCGAATTCGTGGCGGCCTACGGCCGCCGTCCCGACGCCGAGAATGTCGTCGATGCCCTCGCAACCTTCCAGCGAACCTTGATTACGCCAGGCAGCCGGTTCGACCGCTGGCTCGCAGGGGACGCCGGCGCCCTGTCTGCGGAAGAGCAGGACGGATATCGCCTGTTCAAATCCCTGGGTTGCGTCTCCTGTCACCAGGGCGTGAACATTGGTGGCAATCTTTTTCAGCGGCACGGAATATTCCACCCGCTGGCGTCGCCAAAGCCGGAAATTCTGCGCGTGCCCAGTCTGCGCAACGTTGCGACCACGCCGCCCTATTTTCATGACGGCAGCGCCGCAACCCTCGACGAGGCCGTTCGCAGGATGGGCGTGGCGCAGTTGAATTCTACGCTGACCGACCGACAGGTAAGTGCACTCGTTGCCTATCTCGGGACCTTGACCGGAAAATACCGCGGCGTTCCGGTAGGAGGTGCGCCATGA